One segment of Solanum lycopersicum chromosome 1, SLM_r2.1 DNA contains the following:
- the WRKY41 gene encoding WRKY transcription factor 41: MEKVKSMEKKKLINELTQGKEFVNQLKNQIIGPLASPEECDLLIGKILSTLEKSLSILNLKALLLEGGINNINNSTSSCSSISFLGSSNNNISPKSEVFDSSREKLDKNMVSKKRKKTQQWINQTSISVNGLEGPCEDGFSWRKYGQKDILGASHPRAYYRCTHRNTQGCLATKQVQKSDANSTIFEVTYKGRHSCKVAQSEIFSLNNQKRQKCNKKQQEEMVIFNSATPNHNAENFNIITAKDEEVFTAFPFPPAPLHIENIIEENKFFPDSSELPLYLASPNDEFGMEHMILQSSDSDLTELISTPTSISNSSFGGEGVDYEPEITFDIEEFFI, translated from the exons ATGGAGAAAGTTAAAAGTATggagaaaaagaaattgattaatGAGTTAACACAAGGGAAGGAATTTGTAAACCAATTGAAAAATCAGATTATTGGTCCATTAGCTTCTCCTGAGGAATGTGATTTACTAATTGGGAAAATATTGTCTACACTTGAAAAATCATTATCAATTCTCAATTTGAAGGCTCTTCTTCTTGAAGGtggaattaataatattaacaattctACATCTTCATGTTCATCGATTTCATTTCTtggtagtagtaataataatattagtccCAAGAGTGAAGTTTTTGATTCTTCAAGGGAAAAATTGGACAAAAATATGGTCTCCAAGAaaag AAAGAAAACACAACAATGGATTAATCAAACAAGCATTTCTGTAAATGGGCTTGAAGGTCCATGTGAAGATGGATTTAGTTGGAGAAAATATGGCCAAAAAGATATTTTAGGGGCTAGTCATCcaag GGCTTATTATAGGTGTACTCATAGGAACACACAGGGGTGTTTGGCTACAAAACAAGTCCAAAAATCAGATgcaaattcaacaatttttgaAGTGACATATAAAGGAAGGCACAGTTGCAAAGTTGCACAATCTGAAATATTTTCACTTAATAACCAAAAACGCCAGAAATGCAAcaaaaaacaacaagaagaaatggTAATATTCAACTCTGCAACACCAAACCATAACGCTGAAAACTTTAACATTATAACAGCAAAAGATGAAGAGGTTTTCACGGCGTTCCCATTCCCTCCTGCACCACTACACATCGAAAATATTAtcgaagaaaataaattctttccaGATTCGTCAGAGTTACCATTATACTTGGCGTCCCCAAATGATGAATTTGGAATGGAACACATGATTCTACAGAGCTCAGATTCAGATCTTACTGAATTGATATCAACTCCGACTTCGATTTCAAATTCCTCATTTGGTGGAGAAGGGGTGGATTATGAACCTGAAATCACATTTGACATTGAAGAATTCttcatttaa